The following are encoded together in the Sphingomicrobium clamense genome:
- a CDS encoding beta-propeller domain-containing protein gives MSRSLLVTLLPLTALGCASQADSPPPTPQAGLASFESEEEFLAFYRKHAQQLQRRENNVQYEMADGAIPAPPPPAATAPEAMVVTGSRVSDDAITNTQVAGVDEGGIVKKRGDILVVLRRGRLFTMSIADGSLAKIDQVDAYPPGTSGQGSWYDEMLLKDDMVVVIGYSYARGGTEVIRFNLDADGELTYRDATHLRSNDYYSSRNYASRLIGDRLVYYTPLYLGWGDDPYQFFPAWRRWRGQVDEEFTPLLGPTELYYVPTLRGEEGADFSALHSVIECDLTAREVDCDARAVLGPSSRTFFVSQDAVYLWMSNAYRWDADRKRSFLYRLPFSDDETPSAIATFGQPVDQFSFREDTAGGILDVLVRNEGGGDWMWNPEVTGGDVALLSLPLSELGDGSGRADARFYRDLPAVEGYNFQNRFVGRHILYGAGNFAARKPAILVAADTRGGPITPLAVPHAIERLDLMGSDGIVIGSGAKGLTFTSVLLDGTARLGSDFTFPKASQGENRSHAYFFRPDNRDGTDGILGLPVAKRLEPSARRFLGNGSAILFLERDDRALSMAGELVANAAGARDDACVASCVDWYGNARPIFVGDRVFALMGYELVEGRFDGSEIREIARLDYAPAPRPRR, from the coding sequence ATGTCGCGTTCGCTTCTCGTCACCCTGCTTCCGCTCACCGCGCTGGGATGCGCGTCGCAGGCGGACAGTCCTCCACCAACGCCCCAGGCCGGCCTCGCTTCCTTCGAGAGCGAAGAGGAATTTCTCGCCTTCTATCGCAAGCATGCGCAACAGCTCCAGCGGCGCGAGAATAACGTCCAATATGAAATGGCGGACGGCGCGATCCCCGCTCCGCCCCCGCCCGCTGCGACCGCGCCCGAGGCGATGGTGGTCACCGGATCGAGGGTCTCGGACGATGCGATCACCAACACGCAGGTCGCGGGCGTCGATGAAGGCGGGATCGTCAAGAAGCGCGGCGACATCCTCGTCGTGCTGCGCCGTGGTCGCCTCTTCACCATGTCGATCGCCGACGGCTCGCTCGCCAAGATCGACCAGGTCGATGCCTATCCGCCCGGCACGTCGGGCCAGGGCAGCTGGTATGACGAGATGCTGCTCAAGGACGATATGGTCGTCGTCATCGGCTACAGCTATGCGCGTGGCGGGACCGAGGTCATCCGCTTCAATCTCGATGCGGACGGCGAGCTCACCTACCGCGACGCGACCCATTTGCGCTCGAACGACTATTACAGCTCGCGCAATTACGCCTCGCGCCTGATCGGCGACCGGCTGGTCTACTACACCCCGCTCTATCTGGGCTGGGGCGACGATCCTTACCAGTTCTTCCCTGCCTGGCGCCGCTGGCGCGGCCAAGTTGACGAGGAATTCACGCCGCTCCTCGGCCCGACCGAGCTATACTACGTGCCCACGCTTCGCGGCGAAGAAGGCGCGGATTTCTCCGCACTCCACAGCGTCATCGAATGCGACCTGACCGCTCGCGAGGTCGATTGCGACGCGCGCGCGGTGCTGGGGCCCTCGTCGCGCACTTTCTTCGTCTCGCAGGACGCCGTCTATCTCTGGATGAGCAACGCCTATCGCTGGGACGCCGACAGGAAACGCTCCTTCCTCTACCGTCTCCCCTTCTCCGACGACGAGACACCCAGCGCGATCGCGACCTTCGGGCAGCCGGTCGACCAGTTCAGCTTCCGCGAAGACACGGCAGGCGGCATCCTCGACGTGCTCGTGCGCAACGAAGGTGGCGGCGACTGGATGTGGAATCCCGAGGTGACCGGCGGCGACGTCGCCTTGCTGTCGCTGCCCTTGTCGGAACTTGGCGACGGGTCGGGCCGCGCCGACGCCCGCTTCTACCGCGACCTTCCTGCCGTCGAGGGCTACAACTTCCAGAACCGGTTCGTGGGCCGCCACATCCTCTACGGCGCGGGCAATTTTGCCGCCCGCAAGCCCGCCATCCTCGTCGCCGCCGATACGCGCGGCGGCCCGATCACGCCGCTTGCCGTGCCGCACGCCATCGAGCGGCTCGACCTGATGGGCAGCGACGGCATCGTGATCGGCTCGGGCGCGAAAGGGCTGACCTTTACATCGGTCCTGCTCGACGGCACCGCGCGGCTCGGCTCCGACTTCACCTTCCCCAAGGCGAGCCAAGGCGAAAATCGTAGCCACGCCTATTTCTTCCGGCCCGACAATCGCGACGGCACGGATGGCATCCTCGGCCTCCCTGTCGCCAAGCGGCTCGAACCGAGCGCGCGGCGTTTTCTCGGCAATGGCAGCGCCATCCTGTTCCTCGAGCGCGACGACCGTGCGCTGTCGATGGCGGGTGAGCTGGTCGCCAATGCGGCAGGCGCACGCGACGATGCCTGCGTCGCCAGCTGCGTCGACTGGTACGGCAATGCACGCCCGATCTTCGTCGGCGACCGCGTCTTCGCGTTGATGGGATACGAGCTGGTCGAAGGGCGATTCGACGGGTCGGAGATCCGCGAGATCGCGCGCCTCGACTATGCGCCCGCCCCTCGCCCGCGACGCTAG
- a CDS encoding thiamine pyrophosphate-dependent enzyme: MARSDKRSNRPALFLHVPEPPARPGETPDYSFLEIPAAGEAPRPDAHCEAEETHPLTTHLVRVLDDSADAVGPWDPKLDPSVLLKIYRDMVTVRVFDDRMYRAQRQGKTSFYMKCTGEEAIATAAAAAVHDEDIHFPTYRQQGLLVSRGYPLVKMMCQIYSNAGDHMKGRQLPIMYSDKENGFFSISGNLATQFPQAVGWAMASAIKGDSRIAMGWIGDGATAEGDFHAAMTFASVYQAPVILATTNNQWAISSFSGIAGGERATFAQRAIGYGMAGLRVDGNDALAVYAAVNWAAERARANKGPTLIEFFTYRAEGHSTSDDPTGYRPKGEETAWPLGDPVERLRAHLVKLGEWDDDKESELLEETSKTVRAAQKEAEKLGVLSDQGDEGKETMFEDVYADMPWHIAEQRDAALKEGE; the protein is encoded by the coding sequence ATGGCACGATCTGACAAGCGCAGTAATCGCCCTGCGCTTTTCCTTCACGTTCCCGAGCCGCCCGCGCGGCCGGGCGAGACTCCCGACTACAGCTTCCTCGAGATTCCGGCTGCGGGCGAGGCACCGCGCCCCGACGCGCATTGCGAGGCGGAGGAAACGCATCCGCTGACCACGCACCTCGTGCGCGTGCTCGACGACAGTGCCGACGCGGTGGGGCCGTGGGACCCCAAGCTCGACCCCAGCGTGCTGCTTAAGATCTATCGCGACATGGTCACGGTCCGCGTGTTCGACGATCGCATGTATCGGGCCCAGCGCCAGGGCAAGACCAGCTTCTACATGAAGTGCACCGGCGAAGAGGCGATCGCGACCGCCGCCGCCGCCGCCGTCCATGACGAGGATATCCACTTCCCGACCTACCGCCAGCAGGGGCTGCTCGTCAGCAGAGGCTATCCGCTGGTGAAGATGATGTGCCAGATCTACTCGAACGCGGGCGACCACATGAAGGGTCGCCAGCTGCCGATCATGTATTCGGACAAGGAAAATGGCTTCTTCTCCATCTCGGGCAACCTCGCGACGCAGTTCCCGCAGGCGGTCGGCTGGGCGATGGCTTCGGCGATCAAGGGCGACAGCCGCATCGCGATGGGCTGGATCGGCGACGGTGCGACCGCGGAAGGCGACTTCCACGCCGCGATGACCTTCGCCAGCGTCTACCAGGCCCCTGTCATCCTCGCGACTACCAACAATCAGTGGGCGATTTCGAGCTTTTCGGGCATCGCCGGCGGCGAACGCGCGACCTTTGCGCAGCGCGCCATCGGCTACGGCATGGCCGGGCTTCGCGTCGACGGCAACGACGCGCTTGCCGTCTATGCTGCGGTCAACTGGGCTGCCGAGCGTGCGCGCGCCAACAAGGGCCCGACGCTGATCGAATTCTTCACCTACCGCGCCGAGGGGCACAGCACGTCGGACGATCCGACCGGCTACCGCCCCAAGGGCGAGGAAACGGCCTGGCCACTGGGCGATCCCGTCGAGCGGCTGCGCGCCCACCTCGTCAAGCTGGGCGAGTGGGACGACGACAAGGAATCCGAACTGCTCGAGGAAACGTCCAAGACGGTTCGCGCCGCGCAGAAGGAAGCCGAGAAGCTCGGCGTCCTTTCCGACCAGGGCGACGAGGGCAAGGAAACCATGTTCGAGGATGTCTATGCCGACATGCCGTGGCACATCGCCGAACAGCGCGATGCGGCGCTGAAGGAGGGCGAATAA
- a CDS encoding alpha-ketoacid dehydrogenase subunit beta, with protein MNMIQAINSAHKVLMREDEDTVVFGEDVGYFGGVFRATEGLQKEFGKERCFDAPISENGIAAVAVGMAAYGLKPLIEIQFADYIYPAYDQIVSEVAKMRYRTAAEWTMPMVIRSPYGGGIYGGQTHSQSPESLFTHIAGLKVVIPSTPYDAKGLLIAATEDPDPVIFFEPKRIYNGPFDGHHDRPVSPWSKHPAAEVPEGHFTVPLGKANVVREGEALTVLAYGTMVHVALAAMEEADIDAEVIDLRTLVPLDIEAIEESVKKTGRCLIVHEAPRTSGFGAELSALVTERCFYHLEAPVERVTGWDTPYPHSYEWTYFPGPARIKTALEKVMAD; from the coding sequence ATGAACATGATCCAGGCCATCAACTCGGCCCACAAGGTGCTCATGCGCGAGGACGAGGACACCGTCGTTTTCGGAGAGGACGTCGGCTATTTCGGCGGCGTGTTCCGCGCGACCGAGGGCCTGCAGAAGGAATTCGGCAAGGAGCGCTGCTTCGACGCCCCCATCTCGGAGAACGGGATCGCCGCAGTCGCGGTCGGGATGGCGGCCTATGGCCTCAAGCCGCTCATCGAGATCCAGTTCGCCGACTATATCTACCCCGCCTACGACCAGATCGTCTCCGAAGTCGCCAAGATGCGCTATCGAACCGCGGCGGAGTGGACGATGCCGATGGTCATCCGCTCGCCTTATGGTGGCGGCATCTATGGTGGCCAGACGCACTCGCAATCGCCCGAAAGCCTGTTCACCCACATCGCGGGGCTCAAGGTCGTCATTCCGTCGACGCCGTACGACGCCAAGGGGCTGCTGATCGCGGCGACGGAAGATCCGGATCCGGTGATCTTCTTCGAACCCAAGCGTATCTATAACGGCCCGTTCGACGGGCATCACGACCGCCCGGTCTCGCCCTGGTCGAAGCACCCGGCCGCCGAAGTTCCCGAGGGCCACTTTACGGTGCCGCTGGGCAAGGCCAACGTCGTCCGCGAAGGCGAAGCGCTGACTGTGCTCGCCTATGGCACGATGGTGCATGTCGCGCTCGCCGCGATGGAGGAAGCGGACATCGACGCCGAGGTCATCGACCTGCGCACGCTCGTGCCCCTCGACATCGAGGCGATCGAGGAGAGCGTGAAGAAGACGGGTCGCTGCCTCATCGTCCACGAAGCCCCGCGCACGTCGGGTTTCGGCGCCGAGCTCAGCGCGCTCGTGACCGAACGCTGCTTCTACCATCTCGAAGCGCCGGTGGAGCGCGTGACCGGCTGGGACACGCCCTACCCGCACAGCTACGAATGGACATATTTCCCGGGCCCCGCCCGCATCAAAACCGCTCTTGAGAAAGTGATGGCCGACTAA
- a CDS encoding dihydrolipoamide acetyltransferase family protein, translated as MGTYNFKLPDIGEGIAEAEIVEWHVKVGDVIEEDAHLADMMTDKATVEMESPVAGKVVKLAGEVGDQIAIGSVLVEIETEGDAPAPETEEEMVIADGAEEPTEEQEEELPAVMDDEAEEEPTPAPEPEAAPEPAGEAKGEKVLASPTVRQRARDLGIDLSKVKTTSDRVRHSDLDAYLMYNGGSVSHGGSATRADETIKVVGMRRKIAENMQAAKRKIPHFTLVEEFDVTALEDTRAMMNKDRGDNPKLTVLPFLITAMAKALPAWPMLNATYDDDKNVVTRHGSMNLGMAAQTDSGLMVPVIKNAHSMSVWQLAREIGRLADEARSGKIARDDLQGATISLSSLGPMGGVTSTPVIAPPQVAIIAVNKMQELPVIENGELVAKKKMNLSLSCDHRVVDGWDAASFLQEMKKFVENPIRLLS; from the coding sequence ATGGGTACCTACAACTTCAAGCTGCCGGACATCGGCGAAGGCATCGCGGAAGCCGAGATTGTCGAATGGCACGTCAAGGTCGGCGATGTCATCGAGGAAGACGCGCATCTCGCCGACATGATGACCGACAAGGCGACCGTGGAAATGGAAAGCCCGGTCGCGGGCAAGGTCGTAAAGCTCGCCGGTGAAGTCGGCGACCAGATCGCGATCGGCTCGGTGCTGGTCGAGATTGAGACCGAGGGCGATGCCCCTGCCCCCGAGACGGAAGAGGAAATGGTCATTGCCGACGGCGCCGAAGAACCGACCGAGGAACAGGAAGAAGAGCTTCCCGCCGTCATGGATGACGAAGCGGAGGAGGAGCCGACACCTGCGCCCGAGCCTGAAGCAGCCCCCGAGCCCGCCGGAGAAGCCAAGGGCGAGAAGGTTCTCGCCTCGCCCACCGTGCGCCAGCGTGCGCGCGACCTCGGCATTGATTTGTCCAAGGTGAAAACCACGAGCGACCGCGTCCGCCATTCGGACCTCGACGCCTACCTCATGTATAATGGCGGCAGCGTCAGCCATGGCGGTTCGGCAACCCGCGCCGACGAGACCATCAAGGTCGTCGGCATGCGCCGCAAGATCGCCGAGAACATGCAGGCGGCCAAGCGCAAGATCCCGCACTTCACGCTGGTCGAGGAATTCGACGTCACCGCGCTCGAGGATACGCGCGCGATGATGAACAAGGATCGCGGCGACAATCCCAAGCTCACCGTGCTGCCCTTTCTCATCACCGCGATGGCCAAGGCACTGCCCGCCTGGCCGATGCTCAACGCGACCTATGACGACGACAAGAATGTCGTGACGCGTCACGGGTCGATGAATCTCGGCATGGCCGCGCAGACCGACAGCGGGCTGATGGTTCCGGTGATCAAGAATGCGCATTCGATGAGCGTCTGGCAGCTCGCACGCGAAATCGGCCGCCTTGCCGACGAAGCGCGCAGCGGCAAGATCGCCCGCGACGACCTGCAGGGCGCGACCATCTCCCTGTCGAGCCTCGGCCCGATGGGCGGCGTCACCTCGACCCCGGTCATTGCGCCGCCGCAGGTGGCGATCATCGCAGTCAACAAGATGCAGGAGCTTCCTGTCATCGAAAATGGCGAGCTGGTCGCGAAGAAGAAGATGAACCTCTCGCTTTCGTGCGATCACCGCGTCGTCGACGGCTGGGACGCGGCAAGCTTCCTTCAGGAAATGAAGAAGTTCGTCGAAAATCCGATCCGGCTTCTGAGCTAG
- a CDS encoding GGDEF domain-containing protein yields MDTSVSLYTLMLGLIGGLAVLALVVRMGTQRHAALGWLVAALAVGAANTWLFANGGAGSTTRSLLYIGDPLALFCVAQSIRLALGVGRAPLLVPLAMTGLSGLSLALLLVEAPIAVEAIPAMSAGLIAYADALRAIWRAGRGFIRDGLLVSMSVMVITDIVRFPFFPTLLDGGRAYPGLGPTWLPEFLLITTSFAVPAVVLFIIAAIVTRVIGTYRDRSERDVLTDLYNRRAFTDAVRNVRPSVGVLVVADIDHFKSINDTFGHGVGDEVISRFAAMMREYSPLAARLGGEEFAIALPGASLSEGEAIAERMRSSFAAFSHPAIDDERPLSASFGIAPYSARQSLAESLDRADRALYRAKRQGRNCVAIFGTDQRERGDGTLVHG; encoded by the coding sequence TTGGATACTTCGGTCAGCCTGTACACGCTGATGCTCGGTCTGATCGGCGGGCTGGCCGTGCTGGCACTCGTCGTTCGCATGGGAACGCAGCGTCATGCCGCGCTCGGATGGCTGGTGGCCGCGCTAGCGGTAGGGGCGGCCAATACTTGGCTATTTGCCAACGGAGGGGCGGGATCCACCACACGTAGCCTGCTCTACATCGGCGATCCACTGGCGCTGTTTTGCGTCGCCCAGTCCATCCGCCTCGCGCTCGGAGTGGGCCGCGCGCCTTTGCTCGTTCCGTTGGCCATGACAGGATTGTCGGGGCTTTCACTGGCACTGCTGCTGGTCGAGGCGCCGATCGCTGTCGAAGCGATCCCCGCAATGAGCGCAGGCCTGATCGCCTACGCCGATGCGTTGCGCGCGATCTGGCGCGCCGGACGAGGCTTCATCCGCGACGGATTGCTCGTGTCCATGTCGGTCATGGTCATCACCGATATCGTGCGCTTTCCTTTCTTCCCGACGCTGCTCGACGGCGGGCGGGCCTATCCCGGACTGGGGCCGACCTGGCTGCCCGAATTCCTGCTGATCACGACCAGCTTCGCGGTTCCGGCGGTAGTTCTCTTCATCATCGCAGCTATCGTCACGCGCGTCATCGGAACCTACCGCGACCGCTCCGAGCGCGACGTGCTGACCGATCTCTACAACCGCCGTGCCTTCACCGACGCGGTGCGCAACGTCCGCCCGTCGGTCGGCGTCCTGGTCGTGGCGGACATCGATCATTTCAAGTCGATCAATGACACATTCGGACATGGCGTGGGTGACGAGGTCATCAGCCGCTTCGCCGCCATGATGCGCGAATATTCTCCGCTGGCCGCGCGGCTCGGCGGCGAAGAATTCGCCATCGCGCTTCCCGGCGCCTCCTTGAGCGAGGGCGAAGCGATCGCCGAACGCATGCGGTCGAGCTTCGCGGCGTTCAGCCATCCCGCCATCGACGACGAGCGACCGCTGAGCGCGAGCTTCGGCATCGCGCCCTATTCCGCCCGGCAGTCGCTCGCCGAAAGCCTCGATCGCGCCGACCGGGCCCTCTACCGCGCCAAGCGACAGGGTCGAAATTGCGTTGCCATTTTCGGCACCGACCAGCGCGAGCGCGGCGACGGCACGCTCGTCCACGGCTGA
- a CDS encoding FMN-dependent NADH-azoreductase — MTILRIDSSISGADSVSRHLTADIADQLGGEVVHRDLVANPLTHLTERGQNPDVLAEFMAADTIVVGAPMYNFTVPSQLKAWLDRLAVAGTTFAYLPEGPKGLVGDKRVIVALASGGVYADDNPFEHNKSYLKAFFNFLGIEPEFVEALGVAISPDARTEALGKAGSQIERLAA; from the coding sequence ATGACCATCCTTCGTATCGACAGCAGCATTTCGGGGGCCGACAGCGTTTCGCGCCATCTCACGGCCGACATCGCCGACCAGCTAGGCGGAGAAGTCGTCCACCGCGACCTCGTCGCCAATCCGCTTACCCACCTCACCGAACGCGGCCAGAATCCCGACGTGCTCGCGGAGTTCATGGCGGCCGATACGATCGTCGTGGGCGCACCGATGTACAATTTTACCGTGCCCAGCCAATTGAAGGCGTGGCTCGACCGGCTCGCGGTTGCGGGCACGACTTTTGCCTATTTGCCCGAAGGCCCCAAGGGTCTGGTCGGCGACAAGCGCGTCATCGTCGCGCTCGCTTCGGGCGGCGTCTATGCCGACGACAACCCGTTCGAGCACAACAAGAGCTACCTCAAGGCCTTCTTCAACTTCCTTGGCATCGAGCCCGAATTCGTCGAGGCGTTGGGCGTCGCCATCTCGCCCGACGCTCGAACCGAGGCGCTCGGAAAGGCCGGCAGTCAGATCGAGCGGCTCGCGGCCTAG
- a CDS encoding winged helix-turn-helix transcriptional regulator, which produces MNVTTNPRVELAGVHTAGCKNVTPVLNRVGDKWSMLIVMALSGGSMRFNELKRAIDGISQRMLTRSLRGLERDGLVSRTVTPSIPPRVDYELTELGESLRQPVKALGDWAIEHIECIRAAQERYDAAEADAQ; this is translated from the coding sequence ATGAATGTAACCACCAATCCGCGCGTCGAGCTGGCCGGAGTCCATACGGCGGGCTGCAAGAACGTGACCCCCGTTCTCAATCGCGTGGGCGACAAGTGGTCAATGCTGATCGTGATGGCGCTGTCGGGTGGTTCGATGCGCTTCAACGAACTCAAGCGCGCGATCGACGGTATCTCGCAGCGGATGCTGACGCGTTCCCTGCGCGGTCTCGAGCGCGACGGGCTCGTCAGCCGCACGGTCACGCCCTCCATTCCGCCGCGGGTCGACTATGAACTGACCGAATTGGGCGAAAGCCTGCGCCAGCCGGTCAAGGCGCTGGGCGACTGGGCGATCGAGCACATCGAATGCATCCGCGCCGCGCAGGAACGCTACGACGCGGCGGAGGCCGACGCGCAATAG
- a CDS encoding calcium/sodium antiporter has product MSMWLAILLGLVLLGLGGEFLVRGTVGIARRAGVSPLLAGLVIVGFGTSAPELVTSLSAAFAGAPDIALGNVVGSNIANVLLILGISAILIDIPIARRAFYRDGFFMMVGAIAVMSGVLLGGFDRLSGILLFILLIVYMIGAWYTDTRSPDEEAERHLAAETQKPDAKRPLLFLIVETVGGIAAVIFGADLLVGGAIEAARGWGVSEAVIGLTIVAAGTSLPELVACAAAAWKKQPDVALGNVVGSCIYNIFGILGLTAAIHPLGVAPQIAGFDVWVLVGTTGFLMLFLRTGWTIKRWEGGVLLAGYVAYIAWLAASA; this is encoded by the coding sequence ATGAGCATGTGGCTTGCGATCCTGCTGGGGCTCGTCCTTCTCGGTCTCGGCGGGGAATTCCTCGTTCGCGGCACGGTCGGGATCGCGCGGCGCGCGGGCGTCTCGCCACTGCTAGCCGGCCTCGTCATCGTCGGCTTCGGTACTTCCGCGCCCGAACTGGTCACCAGCCTTTCCGCAGCCTTTGCCGGCGCCCCCGACATCGCACTCGGCAATGTCGTCGGATCCAATATTGCCAACGTGCTGCTGATCCTCGGCATCTCGGCCATTCTCATCGACATTCCGATCGCCCGCCGCGCCTTCTATCGCGACGGTTTCTTCATGATGGTCGGGGCGATCGCGGTGATGTCGGGCGTGCTGCTCGGCGGGTTCGACCGCCTGTCGGGAATCCTGCTGTTCATCCTGCTGATCGTCTACATGATCGGTGCCTGGTATACCGATACGCGCAGCCCGGACGAGGAAGCCGAGCGCCATCTGGCAGCGGAAACGCAGAAACCCGATGCCAAGCGCCCGCTCCTCTTCCTGATCGTCGAGACGGTCGGCGGCATCGCTGCGGTCATTTTCGGTGCGGATCTCCTTGTGGGCGGGGCGATTGAGGCGGCGCGCGGCTGGGGCGTGTCGGAGGCCGTGATCGGCCTGACCATCGTCGCGGCGGGCACCAGCCTGCCCGAACTGGTCGCCTGCGCGGCGGCGGCTTGGAAGAAGCAGCCCGACGTCGCGCTCGGCAACGTCGTGGGCAGCTGCATCTACAACATTTTCGGCATTCTCGGCCTGACCGCCGCGATCCACCCGCTCGGCGTGGCCCCGCAGATCGCGGGCTTCGATGTCTGGGTGCTCGTCGGCACCACCGGTTTCCTGATGCTGTTCCTGCGCACCGGCTGGACCATCAAGCGCTGGGAAGGCGGCGTTCTCCTCGCCGGCTATGTCGCTTACATCGCGTGGCTGGCGGCCAGCGCCTGA
- a CDS encoding transketolase-like TK C-terminal-containing protein, giving the protein MSKPDLAALSALDDRLRFLSSWTIHHANHVRPKADGVKVGGHQASCASMTAIMSALYFHALGPNDRVAVKPHAGPVLHAIHYLLGSQTQEQLENLRGFGGAQSYPSRTKDMIPVDFSTGSVGLGVAITLFSSLIQDYLTAHGHMDEDERGRFVALIGDAELDEGNIYEAIIEGYKHDVRNLWWIVDYNRQSLDATSADRMFERFDEIFASCGWRTVELRYGKKLQKAFKAKGGKPIKDWLDNLPNADFSALHYQGGAAWRARLEADLGKKVADFLKGHDDEALGHLMTDLGGHCMETLVEVFEEAKKDDTPTFFIAWTVKGFGLPFAGHKDNHAGLMNPTQAAALRDSMGIAEGDEFEPLAGLTDNIRGQVDGVLEATRIMREKRPRHFGEMTIPSIPAPRGEEQSTQAAFGRILMDLSKKGGDLADRVLTTSPDVTVSTNLGAWVNSRGLFSREQRGDVFAEAKIPSAQKWGAHNNGQHIELGIAESNLFLMLAAAGLAGDHFGRRLVPIGTLYDPFIARGLDSLNYGCYQDARFLLVATPSGITLGPEGGAHQSINPPLISMGQPNLRHYEPAYADELAVLMEEAFRLIDDPDGESTYLRLSTRPLQQVDRDGDDWQADCIKGAYWLREPSQGSEAAIVAMGAIMPEALAAHEELSSDIPGLGLLSVTSPDLLHRDWTAAQAKRWKGDHSPSHIETLLSRLSGDAGLVTLCDAAPASLSWMGGVLGQRVAPLGVETFGQTGSLSELYAAYRLDPEAITEAMAEVLLTAS; this is encoded by the coding sequence ATGAGCAAGCCCGACCTCGCCGCGCTAAGCGCCCTCGACGATCGCCTCCGCTTCCTGTCGAGCTGGACCATCCACCACGCCAATCACGTCCGACCGAAGGCGGACGGCGTGAAGGTCGGCGGGCACCAAGCCAGCTGCGCATCGATGACCGCGATCATGAGCGCACTTTACTTCCATGCGCTCGGCCCCAACGACCGCGTCGCGGTCAAGCCGCACGCCGGCCCGGTGCTCCACGCGATCCACTATTTGCTCGGCAGCCAGACGCAGGAGCAGCTCGAAAATCTGCGCGGGTTCGGCGGCGCGCAGTCCTATCCCAGCCGCACCAAGGACATGATTCCCGTCGACTTCTCGACCGGCAGCGTCGGGCTAGGCGTCGCGATCACCCTCTTTTCCTCGCTGATCCAAGATTACCTGACCGCGCACGGCCATATGGACGAGGACGAGCGAGGGCGCTTCGTCGCGCTGATCGGCGATGCCGAGCTCGACGAGGGCAATATCTATGAAGCGATCATCGAGGGCTACAAGCACGACGTCCGCAACCTGTGGTGGATCGTCGACTATAACCGCCAGAGCCTCGACGCGACCTCGGCCGACCGCATGTTCGAGCGTTTCGACGAGATTTTCGCCAGCTGCGGCTGGCGCACGGTCGAGCTGCGCTACGGCAAGAAGCTGCAGAAGGCGTTCAAGGCAAAGGGCGGCAAGCCCATCAAGGACTGGCTCGACAATCTGCCCAATGCCGACTTTTCCGCGCTGCACTATCAGGGCGGCGCGGCATGGCGCGCGCGGCTCGAGGCCGACCTCGGCAAGAAAGTGGCCGACTTCCTGAAAGGCCATGACGACGAGGCGCTCGGGCATCTCATGACCGACCTCGGCGGCCATTGCATGGAAACGCTGGTCGAGGTGTTCGAGGAGGCGAAGAAGGACGACACGCCGACCTTCTTCATCGCGTGGACGGTCAAAGGCTTCGGCCTGCCGTTCGCGGGGCATAAGGACAACCATGCCGGGCTGATGAACCCCACCCAGGCCGCCGCGCTGCGCGACAGCATGGGGATTGCGGAGGGGGACGAGTTCGAACCGCTCGCGGGGCTCACCGACAATATCCGTGGCCAGGTCGACGGCGTGCTCGAAGCCACCCGCATCATGCGCGAGAAACGCCCGCGCCATTTTGGCGAAATGACCATCCCTTCCATCCCCGCCCCGCGAGGCGAGGAACAGTCGACCCAGGCCGCGTTCGGGCGCATCCTGATGGACCTCTCGAAAAAAGGCGGCGATCTCGCCGATCGCGTGCTCACCACATCGCCCGACGTCACCGTTTCGACCAATCTGGGCGCCTGGGTGAACAGCCGCGGACTCTTCAGCAGAGAGCAGAGAGGCGACGTTTTCGCCGAAGCAAAGATTCCGTCTGCGCAAAAGTGGGGCGCGCACAACAATGGCCAGCATATCGAGCTGGGCATTGCCGAAAGCAATCTTTTCCTGATGCTCGCGGCTGCGGGGCTTGCGGGAGACCATTTCGGTCGCCGCCTCGTACCCATCGGCACGCTCTACGATCCCTTCATCGCCCGCGGCCTCGATAGCCTCAACTATGGCTGTTACCAGGACGCGCGTTTCCTGCTCGTCGCGACCCCGTCGGGCATCACGCTCGGCCCCGAAGGCGGCGCGCACCAGTCGATCAATCCGCCGCTCATCTCGATGGGCCAGCCGAACTTGCGCCATTACGAGCCGGCTTACGCCGATGAACTTGCGGTGCTGATGGAAGAAGCGTTCCGCCTGATCGACGATCCTGACGGCGAAAGCACCTATCTGCGCCTCTCGACCCGTCCGCTCCAGCAAGTGGACCGCGACGGCGACGACTGGCAGGCCGACTGCATCAAGGGCGCCTACTGGCTGCGCGAACCGTCGCAGGGTTCGGAGGCCGCGATCGTTGCGATGGGCGCGATCATGCCCGAGGCACTCGCGGCGCACGAGGAGCTTTCTTCCGACATTCCCGGTCTCGGCCTCCTGTCCGTCACCTCGCCCGACCTGCTCCACCGCGACTGGACCGCCGCGCAGGCGAAGCGCTGGAAGGGCGATCACAGCCCGAGCCACATCGAAACGCTCCTGTCCCGCCTGTCGGGCGATGCCGGCCTCGTCACCCTGTGCGACGCGGCGCCCGCCTCGCTCAGCTGGATGGGCGGCGTGCTCGGCCAGCGGGTCGCGCCGCTCGGTGTCGAGACCTTCGGCCAAACGGGCAGCCTGTCCGAACTTTACGCCGCCTACCGCCTCGATCCCGAGGCGATTACCGAGGCGATGGCGGAAGTGTTGCTCACGGCATCTTAA